One region of Alistipes sp. ZOR0009 genomic DNA includes:
- a CDS encoding SiaB family protein kinase encodes MNLTFTFIKSISNIYDEMIENGFSLVYLGEFSHEITRMFTSMAESNMERNSEERSVQRKVFHVMVETLQNMNKHSDELSKTSHTGSGLFIIGKKNDTYYVITSNKVHAKHREHLENAIIEVNNATKEELKEMYKRQMKEGVLTEKGGAGLGLIDIARKTEEKLNYQFINLDDEFYFFILKVEVSTKKFAK; translated from the coding sequence ATGAATCTAACCTTTACGTTCATCAAGTCGATTTCGAATATTTACGACGAGATGATAGAAAATGGATTTTCGTTGGTATATCTCGGTGAGTTTAGCCATGAGATTACACGAATGTTTACGTCCATGGCCGAATCTAATATGGAGCGGAATAGCGAGGAGCGCTCGGTTCAGCGGAAAGTTTTTCATGTTATGGTGGAAACCCTGCAGAATATGAATAAGCACTCTGATGAGCTTAGTAAAACAAGCCATACCGGGAGTGGCCTTTTTATAATCGGGAAAAAGAACGACACCTACTACGTGATTACGTCTAATAAGGTTCATGCCAAGCATCGTGAGCACCTTGAAAATGCTATTATTGAGGTTAATAATGCCACGAAGGAAGAGCTGAAAGAAATGTATAAACGACAAATGAAGGAGGGCGTTTTAACAGAAAAAGGGGGAGCCGGTTTAGGGTTGATAGATATTGCTCGTAAAACGGAAGAGAAGTTAAACTATCAGTTTATTAATTTGGACGATGAATTTTACTTCTTTATTTTGAAAGTAGAAGTTAGCACTAAAAAATTTGCTAAATAA
- a CDS encoding dipeptidyl-peptidase 3 family protein — translation MKRILLFSVAFASILLISCGGNNNEKKKEAVDPKVVRDSLLQAKVDEYADFKLTADISHLSAKERKILSKLFEASRLVDDIFWLQAFGEKESILDTVKGNAAKKFIKINYGPWDRLDGNKPFILGFGEKPLGANFYPTNMTKDEFDGWDSSEKASEYTLIRRDEAGQLASVPYHVAYSDKINKIVKLLEQAAQLAENKQLKKYLSLRAKALRTDKYYESDLAWMDMKSTNIDFVIGPIENYEDELYNYKTSYEAYMLIKNQKETKFYNQFIKYLPKLQKSLPVSSRYKKEVPGKGSDIGVYEAIFYAGDCNSASKTIAINLPNDSRVQLKKGSRKLMLKNVMQAKFDAIVKPISEVVIDPDQSKFVTFNAFFQNTMFHEVAHGLGIKATINKKGLVRSALKEQYSALEENKADILGLYMIGELVKMKALPRKSLMENYVTFVSGIFRSVRFGAASSHGKANMATFNYFVDHGAIYLNSQTGYYHVNESRMKSAIRGLSKEILLLQGNGDYEGAVKRAQAKGVVSASLQKALKKIDGKHIPRDLNFIQGAEHVGL, via the coding sequence ATGAAAAGAATTCTCCTTTTCAGCGTTGCATTTGCCTCCATACTTCTGATTTCTTGTGGAGGAAATAACAATGAAAAGAAAAAAGAAGCGGTAGATCCTAAAGTGGTTCGGGATAGCTTGCTGCAGGCAAAGGTTGATGAATATGCTGATTTTAAATTAACAGCCGATATTAGTCACCTTTCAGCCAAAGAACGTAAAATTTTATCAAAACTGTTTGAAGCCAGCAGGCTAGTTGACGACATTTTTTGGTTACAGGCATTTGGAGAAAAAGAAAGCATATTGGATACTGTAAAAGGGAATGCCGCCAAGAAATTCATTAAAATTAATTATGGACCTTGGGATCGGCTAGATGGGAATAAGCCTTTTATTTTAGGATTTGGAGAAAAGCCATTGGGAGCAAACTTCTATCCAACCAACATGACAAAGGATGAGTTTGACGGCTGGGATTCATCAGAAAAGGCAAGTGAGTATACGCTGATTCGAAGAGATGAAGCAGGACAGCTTGCATCGGTTCCTTACCATGTTGCTTATAGCGATAAAATCAATAAAATAGTAAAATTGCTGGAGCAAGCAGCGCAGCTTGCTGAAAATAAGCAGCTGAAAAAGTACCTCTCTTTGAGAGCGAAAGCGCTTCGTACAGATAAGTACTACGAGAGCGATTTGGCTTGGATGGACATGAAATCGACAAATATTGATTTTGTTATTGGGCCAATCGAAAATTATGAGGATGAGTTGTACAACTATAAAACTTCGTATGAGGCGTATATGCTCATAAAGAATCAAAAAGAAACGAAGTTTTATAATCAATTTATAAAATATTTACCAAAGCTGCAGAAATCTCTGCCAGTTTCATCTCGATACAAGAAGGAGGTTCCTGGAAAGGGTTCTGATATTGGTGTGTATGAGGCTATTTTCTATGCTGGAGATTGTAATTCGGCGAGTAAAACAATTGCAATTAATCTTCCAAACGACTCTCGAGTTCAACTTAAGAAGGGTAGTCGAAAGTTGATGCTGAAAAATGTAATGCAAGCAAAATTCGATGCAATTGTAAAGCCGATTTCAGAAGTTGTTATTGATCCAGATCAGTCTAAGTTTGTAACTTTTAATGCGTTTTTTCAAAATACGATGTTTCATGAGGTTGCTCACGGATTGGGAATTAAGGCCACAATAAATAAGAAGGGGTTGGTACGTTCCGCTTTGAAAGAGCAGTATAGCGCATTGGAGGAGAATAAGGCAGATATTCTAGGGCTCTATATGATTGGAGAACTGGTAAAAATGAAAGCATTGCCTAGAAAATCGTTAATGGAGAATTATGTTACATTTGTCTCTGGAATTTTTCGTTCGGTTCGATTTGGGGCTGCAAGTTCGCATGGTAAGGCGAATATGGCAACTTTTAACTATTTTGTCGATCATGGAGCTATTTATTTGAATTCTCAAACTGGTTATTATCATGTAAATGAGTCGAGAATGAAAAGTGCAATTAGAGGATTGTCGAAAGAAATATTGTTGCTGCAGGGTAATGGAGATTACGAAGGTGCGGTAAAGCGAGCTCAGGCAAAAGGCGTTGTTTCTGCAAGTTTGCAGAAGGCTTTGAAAAAAATAGACGGAAAGCATATCCCACGAGATCTGAATTTTATACAGGGAGCAGAACACGTAGGGCTTTAA
- the proS gene encoding proline--tRNA ligase translates to MAKEVTPRSENYSLWYNDIVLKANLAENSAVRGCMVIKPYGYAIWEKMQRTLDQMFKDTGHENAYFPLFIPKSFLSKEAAHVEGFAKECAVVTHYRLKNDENGKGVIVDPDAKLEEELIVRPTSETIIWNTYKSWIQSYRDLPILVNQWANVVRWEMRTRLFLRTAEFLWQEGHTAHSTYEEALQETERMINVYADFAENWMGVPVTIGRKSASERFAGAVETYTIEAMMQDGKALQSGTSHFLGQNFAKAFDVMYTTKEGKQEYVWATSWGVSTRLMGALIMSHSDDNGLVLPPKLAPIQVVMVPIYKGAEELAAISSRLKEIKKELEKKGISVKLDDRDNFKPGFKFAEYELKGVPVRVAMGPRDFQNGTIEIARRDTLEKQALPQDGIADYIENLLEEIQQNIFNKALALRKEKTTKVDTYDEFKRLLDEKGGFFLCHWDGTAETEALIKEETKATIRCIPLDGEMEEGACMVTGKPSKQRVIIARSY, encoded by the coding sequence ATGGCAAAGGAAGTAACTCCACGATCGGAGAATTATTCTCTTTGGTACAATGATATTGTACTGAAAGCGAACCTTGCTGAGAATTCGGCAGTTAGAGGTTGCATGGTTATAAAGCCTTACGGCTACGCCATTTGGGAAAAAATGCAACGTACGTTAGACCAGATGTTTAAAGATACTGGCCACGAAAATGCATATTTCCCGTTATTTATTCCGAAATCGTTTTTAAGCAAGGAGGCTGCGCACGTTGAAGGTTTTGCAAAGGAGTGCGCCGTGGTGACTCATTACCGCTTAAAAAATGACGAAAATGGTAAAGGTGTGATTGTAGATCCGGATGCCAAACTCGAAGAAGAGCTAATCGTTCGTCCTACCTCCGAAACTATTATTTGGAATACATATAAAAGTTGGATTCAATCGTATCGAGATCTTCCAATCCTAGTCAACCAATGGGCTAACGTTGTTCGTTGGGAAATGAGAACACGCCTTTTTCTTCGTACTGCAGAATTTTTATGGCAGGAGGGCCATACTGCTCACTCAACCTATGAGGAGGCTTTGCAGGAGACCGAGCGTATGATTAATGTTTACGCTGATTTTGCTGAAAATTGGATGGGTGTTCCTGTAACAATTGGACGTAAATCTGCTAGTGAACGTTTTGCCGGTGCCGTGGAAACCTATACTATAGAGGCTATGATGCAGGATGGTAAGGCATTGCAGTCTGGAACGTCGCACTTCCTTGGCCAAAACTTTGCAAAGGCTTTTGATGTAATGTACACAACAAAAGAAGGAAAGCAGGAGTATGTTTGGGCTACTTCTTGGGGGGTTTCAACTCGTTTGATGGGGGCCTTGATTATGAGCCATTCAGATGATAATGGTTTGGTATTGCCTCCAAAGTTGGCTCCAATACAGGTTGTTATGGTTCCTATTTATAAAGGGGCAGAAGAGCTTGCGGCTATCAGCAGTCGATTAAAGGAGATTAAAAAGGAGCTTGAGAAGAAAGGTATTTCGGTTAAACTAGATGATAGGGATAACTTTAAACCCGGATTTAAGTTTGCTGAGTACGAGTTAAAGGGAGTTCCTGTTCGTGTGGCAATGGGACCTAGAGATTTTCAAAACGGAACAATTGAAATTGCACGTCGAGACACCTTGGAGAAACAGGCGCTGCCACAAGATGGTATTGCTGATTATATTGAAAATCTGTTAGAAGAAATTCAGCAGAATATTTTCAATAAGGCTTTAGCACTTAGAAAGGAAAAGACAACCAAGGTTGATACATACGATGAGTTTAAGCGCTTGCTTGATGAAAAGGGCGGTTTTTTCCTTTGTCATTGGGATGGAACGGCTGAAACAGAGGCCTTAATAAAGGAGGAAACCAAAGCGACAATTCGTTGTATTCCTTTAGATGGAGAAATGGAAGAAGGGGCGTGTATGGTTACCGGAAAGCCCTCAAAACAGCGTGTAATTATAGCTAGATCATACTAG
- a CDS encoding OmpP1/FadL family transporter — MRFRIITIAAFSMLANLALAQNETDVFRFSQTYMKGSARFTAMGGAFGALGGDISSFMINPAGVGVYRSSEFTFSTGIFNSNIKTEFNGTKTFDNHTSVNIGNTGIVLPLYSNASTPIKNFNIGIAYNRVNDYNMNSALYALNNKNSMLDFINEWSFGLKTWAIKGNFRDLNILDWRSKLAYETQLLEPKDNNNPDNTEYYIPLNKGDLVYQNQWNEVRGFNDLINITFGGNAMDVVYFGGSFNITNINFHSVNTISESAQKQNTFNFDFFNYDQIYNAYGTGYSLSLGVILKPIQEIRIGVSYQSPTWTFIDQDYFAFMNSNFNTKGSETPSAEFSYRINSPQRLTGSIAAVLGKFAIISADFDWINYNNMKLVLDRDLRNNENKVNNIIKDNYKNSFNYRFGAEFKLDNNFSLRGGYQYYQNPTKKGLVSDHPYNFFAIGNKNSLFSDLDNNTPTQVYSTGIGYRTRSFFIDFAYSLTKLKNNYSLYDFYDEVNDPQQGNTIIDIYSGTATQNINKNAYILTVGFKF; from the coding sequence ATGAGATTTCGCATTATTACGATTGCAGCCTTTAGCATGCTTGCAAATCTCGCTCTAGCACAAAATGAGACAGACGTATTTCGTTTCTCGCAAACTTACATGAAAGGCTCTGCTAGATTTACAGCTATGGGAGGAGCTTTTGGGGCATTAGGAGGGGACATCTCTTCCTTCATGATAAATCCTGCAGGTGTGGGTGTTTATAGAAGTTCTGAATTTACTTTTTCGACGGGGATTTTTAACTCTAACATAAAAACGGAATTTAACGGAACTAAGACATTTGACAACCATACCTCCGTAAACATAGGAAATACAGGAATCGTGTTGCCTTTATATTCTAATGCAAGTACCCCCATTAAAAATTTTAACATTGGAATAGCCTATAATAGAGTTAACGATTACAATATGAATAGCGCTCTTTATGCGCTTAACAACAAAAACTCCATGCTAGACTTTATTAACGAATGGAGTTTTGGATTAAAAACATGGGCCATAAAAGGCAATTTCAGAGACTTAAATATTTTAGATTGGCGCTCAAAATTAGCATACGAAACCCAACTTTTAGAACCAAAAGACAATAATAATCCAGATAATACGGAATATTACATTCCTCTAAACAAAGGGGATTTAGTATATCAAAATCAATGGAACGAAGTCCGAGGATTCAATGATCTAATTAACATCACCTTCGGAGGCAATGCAATGGATGTTGTTTATTTTGGAGGGTCTTTTAACATTACAAACATCAACTTCCACTCTGTAAATACAATAAGTGAGTCTGCTCAAAAACAGAATACCTTTAACTTTGATTTTTTCAACTATGATCAAATTTATAATGCATATGGAACGGGGTATTCTCTAAGTCTTGGCGTAATACTTAAACCAATCCAAGAAATCCGAATTGGGGTGTCATATCAATCACCAACATGGACTTTTATAGACCAAGACTACTTCGCTTTTATGAATTCTAATTTCAACACCAAAGGCAGCGAAACTCCCTCCGCTGAGTTTAGTTATAGAATAAACAGCCCCCAGCGTTTAACAGGAAGCATAGCTGCAGTCTTAGGAAAATTTGCAATCATAAGTGCAGATTTCGATTGGATTAACTATAACAATATGAAATTAGTACTAGATAGAGACCTAAGAAACAACGAAAATAAAGTCAACAATATAATTAAAGACAATTACAAGAACTCTTTTAACTACAGATTTGGAGCAGAGTTTAAGTTAGATAACAACTTTTCCCTTAGAGGAGGATATCAATATTACCAGAATCCGACAAAAAAGGGACTTGTTTCCGATCATCCATATAATTTTTTTGCAATTGGTAATAAAAATAGTTTGTTTTCGGATTTAGACAACAACACGCCTACTCAGGTATATTCAACAGGAATTGGTTACAGAACTCGATCATTCTTTATTGACTTTGCATATAGCCTCACAAAACTAAAAAACAATTATTCTTTATATGATTTTTACGATGAAGTCAACGATCCTCAACAAGGTAATACTATAATAGACATCTACTCAGGTACAGCAACGCAAAACATCAACAAAAACGCCTACATACTTACCGTTGGATTTAAGTTTTAG
- a CDS encoding WbqC family protein has translation MQKIILSTAYLPPIQYVSKFLLGEVVLEAHENYIKQSYRNRCNILAANGAFPLTIPVVKIHGTKSLISEVRIDYDLPWQKNHFKSIESAYRNSPYYEHYIDDLKIFYNTKYDLLLDFNTDLLACILRLIGIKPSILFTVCFEKEYLKDLDYRFTLSPKSAKLEDDSFFNVVEYYQVFEDRYGFTPNLSILDLLFNEGPFAKSVLERSIKKGE, from the coding sequence ATGCAAAAAATAATTCTTTCGACGGCTTATCTCCCGCCGATTCAATATGTATCTAAGTTCCTTTTGGGTGAGGTTGTTCTTGAAGCTCATGAGAACTATATAAAGCAGAGTTACCGTAACCGATGTAATATTCTTGCTGCAAATGGTGCTTTTCCTCTTACGATACCAGTTGTAAAGATACATGGAACGAAATCGTTAATTTCGGAGGTTAGGATTGATTACGATTTACCGTGGCAAAAAAATCATTTTAAGTCGATAGAATCAGCTTATCGAAATTCACCGTATTACGAGCACTACATTGATGATCTTAAAATCTTCTATAATACGAAGTATGATTTACTACTTGATTTTAATACAGATTTGTTAGCTTGCATTTTAAGGTTGATTGGCATAAAACCATCCATTTTATTTACAGTTTGCTTTGAAAAAGAATATCTAAAAGATCTAGATTATAGGTTTACTCTTTCACCGAAAAGTGCTAAGTTGGAGGATGATTCTTTTTTTAATGTTGTTGAGTACTACCAGGTATTTGAAGATAGGTACGGTTTTACGCCAAATCTTTCTATTCTAGATTTACTTTTTAACGAAGGCCCTTTTGCAAAATCAGTATTGGAACGGAGCATAAAAAAAGGCGAGTAA
- a CDS encoding DUF4251 domain-containing protein produces the protein MGRTIVIICAILVLEGNLFAQNGSGLTRKERKEVRKEQQRIVDSTFYAKALAGLNSHDWVLEANSIQSKRGMTYQVNGVTNFVMVDKDRGTVQLASPVRAGYNGLGGITLDGNISSYKVIVDKKGNVSVEFYILGVGINATIFVSLYAGSNRAQVTVSSNSWGSRITYNGTIFLREESNVFKGFAL, from the coding sequence ATGGGACGTACTATTGTAATTATATGTGCAATTCTAGTTCTCGAAGGAAACTTATTTGCACAAAATGGTTCAGGTTTGACCAGAAAAGAGCGTAAAGAGGTTCGAAAAGAGCAGCAGCGTATCGTCGATTCTACGTTTTATGCGAAAGCATTGGCTGGATTAAATAGCCACGATTGGGTCTTAGAGGCAAATTCCATTCAAAGCAAGAGGGGCATGACCTATCAGGTTAATGGAGTAACAAACTTTGTAATGGTTGATAAGGATCGAGGAACTGTGCAGCTGGCCTCTCCTGTTAGAGCTGGTTATAACGGGTTAGGCGGCATTACTCTCGATGGTAATATTTCCAGCTATAAGGTTATTGTAGATAAGAAGGGGAATGTATCTGTTGAGTTTTATATTTTAGGAGTTGGAATTAATGCAACTATTTTTGTTTCTCTTTATGCAGGAAGCAATCGGGCGCAGGTTACGGTGTCTTCCAACTCATGGGGAAGCCGAATTACGTATAATGGAACGATTTTTCTTCGAGAAGAATCTAATGTTTTTAAAGGGTTTGCTTTATAG
- a CDS encoding efflux RND transporter periplasmic adaptor subunit, translating to MTTKITQLLMVATVFLFYSCGNKNQKESSVVRPVRVIEVNQSYTFKKDFAGVVESNKVSVLGFRFPGQLTNLIVNEGDWLNKGQLIAQLDPKDKRLQLDADKAAYLSAQSQYERYKVLLERQAISKQEFEVAQTSFERAKAVYENTQNLVTDLNLYAPFTGFVLKKSVENYQTVQAGQEVVKFVDPNDLVVKLTLADKNLDYLLSKPDFTISVETIPNISFKAEVRDYVDASPYGLGIPVTLKINDPLYIKYRNAIKPGFSVNVTMTVHQPNKQSEITIPLASVASEMDTKKNYVWLVNTTTNTVTKQYVQIGTPTNISDVTIKSGLKYGDVIVVAGVQQVAEGQKVKVLAN from the coding sequence ATGACTACTAAAATTACACAGCTACTAATGGTAGCAACTGTTTTCTTATTTTATTCGTGCGGAAACAAAAATCAAAAAGAAAGTTCGGTAGTACGCCCTGTAAGGGTCATCGAAGTAAATCAATCTTACACATTCAAAAAAGATTTTGCCGGCGTTGTTGAATCTAACAAAGTAAGCGTGCTAGGCTTTCGGTTTCCAGGTCAGCTCACCAACCTTATTGTAAACGAAGGCGATTGGCTGAACAAAGGACAGCTAATTGCTCAGCTAGACCCTAAAGATAAACGCCTCCAACTTGATGCTGATAAGGCTGCCTATCTTTCTGCCCAATCGCAATATGAGAGGTACAAAGTACTACTTGAGCGTCAAGCCATTTCGAAGCAGGAATTTGAAGTAGCACAAACATCCTTTGAACGAGCTAAAGCTGTATATGAAAACACCCAAAACTTAGTTACCGATTTGAATCTTTACGCTCCATTTACAGGATTTGTCCTTAAGAAAAGCGTTGAAAACTACCAAACGGTTCAGGCTGGGCAAGAGGTCGTGAAATTTGTTGACCCCAACGATCTAGTAGTTAAACTAACACTTGCCGACAAAAATCTAGACTACCTCCTATCTAAACCAGATTTTACAATCTCTGTAGAGACAATTCCAAACATATCCTTCAAGGCTGAAGTTCGCGACTATGTAGACGCGTCTCCCTACGGATTAGGCATTCCTGTAACACTAAAGATCAACGATCCTCTTTACATCAAATACAGAAATGCTATAAAACCAGGTTTTTCTGTCAACGTAACCATGACCGTACATCAACCAAACAAGCAGAGTGAAATAACAATACCTCTCGCATCTGTCGCTAGCGAAATGGATACCAAGAAAAATTACGTTTGGCTTGTCAACACAACAACAAATACCGTTACCAAGCAGTATGTCCAAATCGGAACGCCAACAAACATTAGCGACGTTACAATAAAATCGGGCTTAAAATACGGAGATGTTATTGTGGTGGCAGGAGTACAACAAGTCGCCGAAGGACAGAAGGTAAAAGTATTAGCAAACTAA